A portion of the Stigmatella aurantiaca DW4/3-1 genome contains these proteins:
- a CDS encoding serine/threonine-protein kinase — protein sequence MSPSLDEPFGRYELVSQLGRGGMAEVYRARLLGEAGVTKPVLIKKVLPEFATDPGFINMFISEARISATLSHGNIAQVYDFGRVGEEYFLAMEFVDGQPLHRVIKRALRSGLSAIPAPIALFIALEICRGLHYAHTRTDAQGRPLGLVHRDISPDNVLISYEGQVKIVDFGIAKARELRGFTTEPGVVKGKYLFFSPEQARGEEVTPLTDVWATGVVLYEMLCGRMPLEGPPYVVVPKLGKGDFPRPSEVKPDIAPALDALIMRALAVNRQDRYESSNAFAEALSEHLYSSTPRFSGLSLSHFVQELFRQDLKKQGHKVQIPRSFQEQLSAWRGEMPTSPFFATPPPSSESIAPLPPAPSRLPVFLAAGVGVTLLGAMLAALLWMKPPAERAAKDAPEPPKPRVAAHTSPPSPPPAVQPSGDPSPPVEAPVSPEPPAEPPSAVAPPEAEPAPARASASYPVEAIRLDARNDVIDPQSVPEAMDLEAGATYRVSEPEPPRDSPPLFFWLAGPALRAKDGVGVLSQKPIQVKGATALKVFALKPLPPEAPARVVLVENVQRKERQRLTLPPGTAASTERAFELKNLDAASSYRLLLVPMGRGAYTRGEPAGPLESLACARLPVNGGPSEGALAGASSREQQFLFREGTALQVSGATNLLCGFIDDDPSDNQGELQIRITRTSGGPAWPSPSPYNLVTPQKGGEARRVFDEAMQYFAERKYDRAAILAARCVSLEPSDADCHLLAGATYAAIPGRVEKATRHYQTFLKLAPQHPLADPIRRSLKEYEAQKLQAPPTP from the coding sequence ATGTCTCCCTCTTTGGATGAGCCCTTTGGCCGCTACGAGCTGGTGTCTCAACTCGGGCGCGGCGGCATGGCCGAGGTCTACCGCGCCCGGCTCTTGGGCGAGGCAGGTGTCACCAAGCCCGTGCTCATCAAGAAGGTCCTCCCGGAGTTCGCCACGGATCCGGGTTTTATCAACATGTTCATCAGCGAGGCGCGCATCTCCGCCACGCTGTCTCACGGCAACATCGCGCAGGTCTACGACTTCGGCCGGGTGGGCGAGGAGTACTTCCTGGCCATGGAGTTCGTGGATGGCCAGCCTCTGCATCGCGTCATCAAGCGCGCGCTCCGCTCGGGCCTGTCGGCCATCCCCGCCCCCATCGCCCTCTTCATCGCCCTGGAGATCTGCCGGGGCCTGCACTACGCCCACACCCGCACGGACGCCCAGGGCCGTCCCCTGGGGCTCGTCCACCGGGACATCTCCCCGGACAACGTGCTCATCAGCTACGAGGGCCAGGTCAAGATCGTCGACTTCGGCATCGCCAAGGCACGTGAGCTGCGCGGCTTCACGACGGAACCCGGCGTGGTGAAGGGCAAGTACCTCTTCTTCTCCCCGGAGCAGGCCCGAGGCGAGGAGGTGACACCCCTGACGGATGTGTGGGCCACCGGCGTCGTGCTCTACGAGATGCTGTGCGGCCGGATGCCCCTGGAGGGGCCGCCGTACGTGGTGGTCCCCAAGCTCGGAAAGGGCGACTTCCCGCGCCCCTCGGAGGTGAAACCGGACATCGCCCCCGCGCTGGACGCCCTCATCATGCGGGCCTTGGCGGTGAATCGGCAGGACCGGTACGAGTCCAGCAATGCCTTCGCGGAAGCGCTCTCGGAGCACCTCTACTCGTCCACCCCCCGCTTCTCGGGGTTGAGCCTCTCGCACTTCGTCCAGGAGCTGTTCCGCCAGGATCTGAAGAAACAGGGCCACAAGGTCCAGATCCCCCGCTCCTTCCAGGAGCAGCTGTCCGCGTGGCGGGGCGAAATGCCCACGTCTCCCTTCTTCGCGACCCCGCCTCCCTCGTCCGAGTCCATCGCGCCGCTGCCTCCCGCTCCGTCGCGCTTGCCCGTGTTCCTGGCGGCGGGCGTGGGCGTGACGCTCCTGGGGGCCATGCTCGCCGCCCTCCTCTGGATGAAGCCCCCGGCAGAAAGGGCCGCGAAGGACGCCCCCGAGCCGCCCAAGCCGCGGGTGGCGGCCCACACGTCCCCCCCTTCCCCGCCCCCCGCCGTCCAGCCCTCCGGGGACCCCTCACCGCCCGTGGAGGCGCCCGTCTCCCCCGAGCCACCCGCCGAACCGCCCAGCGCCGTGGCCCCGCCCGAGGCGGAGCCCGCTCCCGCGCGAGCCTCCGCCTCCTACCCTGTCGAGGCCATCCGGCTCGATGCGCGGAACGATGTCATCGACCCCCAGTCCGTCCCGGAGGCGATGGACCTGGAGGCGGGCGCCACCTACCGCGTCTCCGAGCCCGAGCCCCCCCGGGACAGCCCGCCCCTGTTCTTCTGGCTCGCGGGGCCGGCGCTGCGCGCGAAGGACGGGGTGGGCGTGCTCTCCCAGAAGCCGATTCAGGTGAAGGGCGCCACCGCGCTCAAGGTCTTCGCGTTGAAGCCGCTCCCCCCCGAGGCACCTGCCCGCGTGGTGCTGGTGGAGAACGTCCAGCGCAAGGAGCGGCAGCGTCTCACCCTGCCGCCAGGCACGGCCGCCAGCACGGAACGGGCGTTCGAGCTCAAGAACCTGGATGCGGCCTCCTCGTACCGGCTGCTGCTGGTGCCCATGGGACGGGGGGCGTACACCCGGGGTGAACCGGCCGGCCCGCTGGAGAGCCTCGCGTGCGCGCGGCTGCCCGTGAACGGAGGCCCCTCCGAGGGAGCGCTCGCAGGCGCCTCTTCCCGGGAGCAGCAATTCCTCTTCCGCGAAGGCACCGCCCTCCAGGTCTCCGGGGCCACCAACCTCCTGTGTGGGTTCATCGACGACGATCCCTCGGACAACCAGGGAGAGTTGCAGATCCGCATCACCCGCACGAGCGGAGGCCCGGCCTGGCCCAGCCCCTCGCCCTACAACCTGGTGACCCCCCAGAAGGGGGGCGAGGCCCGGCGCGTCTTCGACGAAGCCATGCAGTACTTCGCCGAACGCAAGTACGACCGGGCCGCGATCCTGGCCGCGCGGTGCGTCTCCCTGGAGCCGTCGGATGCGGACTGCCACCTGCTCGCGGGCGCCACCTACGCCGCGATTCCGGGCCGGGTGGAGAAGGCCACCCGGCACTACCAGACCTTTTTGAAACTCGC
- the mnhG gene encoding monovalent cation/H(+) antiporter subunit G, with the protein MREIITAVFLVVGTLAMLLAGLGMVRLPDLFLRLQATAKAATVGVGGLLCAAAVDMGSLSVVTHVLLTVLFLFAITPVATLLIARAAFHIGVPLWEKTRENDLAEKYKSKTPHSRAGPLLDGK; encoded by the coding sequence ATGAGGGAAATCATCACCGCGGTCTTTCTGGTGGTGGGCACGCTGGCGATGTTGCTCGCGGGGCTGGGGATGGTGCGGCTGCCGGACCTCTTCCTGCGCTTGCAGGCCACGGCCAAGGCCGCCACCGTGGGCGTCGGCGGACTGCTCTGCGCGGCGGCGGTGGACATGGGGAGCCTGAGCGTCGTGACCCACGTGCTGCTGACCGTCCTCTTCCTCTTCGCCATCACGCCGGTGGCCACGCTGCTCATTGCCCGGGCCGCGTTCCACATCGGCGTGCCGCTGTGGGAGAAGACCCGCGAGAATGACCTGGCCGAGAAATACAAATCCAAGACACCCCACTCCCGCGCGGGGCCGCTGCTCGACGGCAAGTAG
- a CDS encoding cation:proton antiporter: MSGWFEGLLHGVLTALGVSSLLTLCRLILGPTLPDRVVALDLISLQLVGSIAVYAVLTREPGLLNVALVLAIISSLGTIAISRYLFHSGKGEP, from the coding sequence ATGAGCGGCTGGTTCGAAGGGCTCTTGCACGGCGTGCTGACGGCGCTGGGCGTCTCGTCCTTGCTCACGCTGTGCCGGTTGATCCTCGGGCCCACGCTGCCGGACCGGGTGGTGGCGCTGGACCTGATCTCCCTGCAACTGGTGGGAAGCATCGCCGTGTACGCAGTGCTCACCCGGGAGCCGGGGCTGCTGAACGTGGCGCTGGTGCTGGCCATCATCAGCTCCCTGGGAACCATCGCGATCTCCCGCTACCTCTTTCACAGCGGGAAGGGAGAACCATGA
- a CDS encoding Na+/H+ antiporter subunit E, with protein MSSFLWNLVLAFLWAAVQDDMSLGNLAIGFVLGLLLLSFVTPEPGASPYARKLVDILKLLGLFLREVLSTNWRLAREIATPGIKSQPAIYAFETEARTDLEVTLLLLIINFTPGSLGLELSEDGKVLYVHNMFTTTREEFIRNMRENVERPLLRVLR; from the coding sequence ATGAGTTCCTTCCTGTGGAACCTGGTGCTGGCGTTCCTGTGGGCCGCGGTCCAGGACGACATGAGCCTGGGCAACCTGGCCATCGGCTTCGTGCTGGGCCTGCTCCTGCTGTCATTCGTCACCCCGGAACCAGGGGCTTCGCCCTATGCGCGCAAGCTGGTGGACATCCTGAAGCTGCTGGGGCTCTTCCTCCGGGAGGTGCTCTCGACCAACTGGCGCCTCGCCCGGGAGATCGCCACCCCGGGCATCAAGAGCCAACCCGCCATCTACGCGTTCGAGACCGAGGCGCGCACGGATCTGGAGGTGACGCTGCTCTTGCTCATCATCAACTTCACCCCAGGCTCCCTGGGGCTGGAACTCTCGGAGGACGGCAAAGTGCTGTACGTGCACAACATGTTCACCACGACCCGGGAGGAGTTCATCCGGAACATGCGGGAGAACGTGGAACGGCCCCTGCTACGGGTGCTGCGATGA
- a CDS encoding proton-conducting transporter membrane subunit encodes MKNVLILPVLIPLAAAAIGLLLPSRAGPRRALALAATAALTAVAAGLLHTVWREGVQVLRVGGWEAPVGITLAADLLSAMMVLLSGTMGLLCVVYSAGSLEERQEAGAHYPLVLVMLAGVCGSFLTADLFNLFVWFELMLVASFVLLALEAERERLEACLKYMTLSLLGSALFLIALALLYAVGGSLNLADLAMRLPGTKQPPLATAAAMLLLAVFGLKAAAFPFSFWLPASYHTPPVVVTALFSALLTKVGVYALFRTFPLLFSGDPGLTQPVILGMAVLSMLVGVTGAVVQYDLRRLLSFEIISQVGYLLAGLGLSTRAALAAAIAYWVHYVCAKSALFFVTGALERVTGTHHLGKMGGLSRTHPLLGLLFLVPALSLAGMPPFSGFFAKMALLRAALRAEMWGVAGVGAAVGLLTLYILIKVWREVFWKTPPQEAQGPSGPAAMLGPCVVLALLMVGLGLGARPLFVLSDAAAGQLLDRDTYIHAVLGGDT; translated from the coding sequence ATGAAGAACGTCCTCATTCTTCCCGTGCTCATTCCCCTGGCCGCGGCCGCGATCGGATTGCTGCTGCCCTCGCGCGCCGGCCCCCGGCGGGCCCTGGCCCTGGCGGCCACGGCCGCGCTGACCGCCGTGGCCGCGGGGCTGCTGCACACGGTGTGGCGCGAAGGCGTTCAGGTGCTTCGGGTGGGAGGCTGGGAGGCACCCGTGGGCATCACCCTGGCCGCGGACCTGCTCAGCGCGATGATGGTGCTGCTGTCGGGGACCATGGGGCTCTTGTGCGTGGTGTACTCGGCGGGCTCGCTGGAGGAGCGGCAAGAGGCCGGGGCGCACTACCCGCTCGTGCTGGTGATGCTCGCCGGGGTATGCGGCAGCTTTCTCACCGCGGACCTCTTCAACCTCTTCGTCTGGTTCGAGCTGATGCTCGTCGCCTCCTTCGTCCTGCTGGCGCTGGAGGCGGAGCGGGAGCGGCTGGAGGCGTGCCTGAAGTACATGACGCTCAGCCTGCTGGGCTCGGCCCTCTTCCTCATCGCCCTGGCCCTGCTCTACGCCGTGGGAGGCTCGCTGAACCTGGCGGACCTGGCGATGCGGCTCCCCGGCACGAAGCAACCGCCGCTCGCCACGGCGGCGGCCATGCTGCTCCTGGCCGTCTTCGGGCTGAAGGCCGCCGCCTTCCCGTTCTCCTTCTGGCTGCCGGCCTCGTACCACACGCCCCCGGTGGTGGTGACGGCGCTGTTCTCCGCGCTGCTCACCAAGGTGGGCGTCTACGCGCTGTTCCGGACCTTCCCCCTGCTCTTCTCGGGGGACCCGGGGCTGACCCAACCGGTGATTCTGGGGATGGCGGTGCTCAGCATGCTGGTGGGGGTCACGGGGGCGGTGGTGCAGTACGACCTCCGCCGGCTGCTCTCCTTCGAGATCATCAGCCAGGTGGGCTACCTGCTGGCGGGGCTGGGCCTGTCCACCCGGGCGGCGCTGGCGGCGGCCATCGCCTACTGGGTGCACTACGTCTGCGCCAAATCGGCGCTCTTCTTCGTCACCGGCGCCCTCGAGCGGGTGACGGGCACCCACCACCTGGGAAAGATGGGGGGGCTGTCCCGGACACATCCGCTGCTGGGGCTGCTCTTCCTGGTGCCCGCGCTGTCCCTGGCGGGCATGCCCCCGTTCTCGGGCTTCTTCGCCAAGATGGCGCTGCTGCGCGCGGCGCTCCGGGCGGAGATGTGGGGCGTTGCCGGGGTGGGGGCGGCGGTGGGGCTGCTCACGCTCTACATCCTGATCAAGGTGTGGCGGGAGGTGTTCTGGAAGACGCCTCCCCAGGAAGCCCAGGGCCCTTCCGGACCGGCGGCCATGCTGGGACCATGCGTGGTGCTGGCGCTGCTGATGGTGGGGCTGGGGCTGGGCGCACGGCCCCTGTTCGTGCTCTCCGACGCGGCGGCGGGCCAACTCCTGGACCGGGACACGTACATTCACGCGGTGCTGGGCGGTGACACATGA
- a CDS encoding NADH-quinone oxidoreductase subunit K, with the protein METGLILVVGMLYAAAIYSMLRRSTVRLALGLVLLGSATNLALFTTNKVTRSLPPLLPKGGAPVGPLADPVPQSFILTAIVINFGMLALLLVLVHLAERTVGSDEMKHLNTEVPPPSAPGE; encoded by the coding sequence ATGGAGACGGGACTCATCCTGGTGGTGGGGATGCTCTACGCGGCCGCCATCTACAGCATGCTGCGCCGAAGCACCGTGCGGCTGGCGCTGGGGCTGGTGCTGCTAGGCAGCGCCACGAACCTGGCCCTGTTCACCACCAACAAGGTGACGCGGTCGCTTCCGCCCCTGCTGCCGAAAGGCGGGGCACCGGTGGGGCCGCTGGCGGACCCGGTTCCCCAGTCTTTCATCCTCACGGCCATCGTCATCAACTTCGGCATGCTCGCGCTGCTGCTGGTGCTGGTGCACCTGGCCGAGCGCACGGTGGGCAGCGATGAGATGAAACACCTGAACACCGAAGTGCCTCCTCCCAGCGCGCCCGGCGAATGA
- a CDS encoding Na+/H+ antiporter subunit B: MNSVVLRTVTRQMTPVLLQLSLVLLVRGHNAPGGGFVGGLMTSAALILYLIAYDVQTVRRLVRVPPVRLMALGILVALGSATLPLATGKPFLRAAWTKLPLPWGGELSLGTPMLFDVGVYLVVVGATLGFIFALEEGEVPEGGHKEDI; the protein is encoded by the coding sequence ATGAACTCGGTGGTGTTGCGCACGGTGACGCGGCAAATGACGCCCGTGCTGCTCCAGTTGTCCCTGGTGCTGCTGGTGCGCGGACACAACGCGCCGGGGGGCGGCTTCGTGGGAGGCCTGATGACGTCCGCGGCCCTCATCCTCTACCTCATCGCCTACGACGTGCAGACGGTGCGCCGGCTGGTGCGGGTGCCGCCCGTGCGGTTGATGGCGCTGGGGATACTCGTCGCGCTGGGCAGCGCCACGCTGCCGCTGGCCACCGGAAAGCCCTTCCTTCGCGCGGCATGGACGAAGCTCCCCCTCCCCTGGGGAGGAGAGCTCTCGCTGGGCACGCCGATGCTCTTCGACGTGGGCGTGTACCTGGTGGTGGTGGGCGCCACCCTCGGCTTCATCTTCGCCCTCGAGGAGGGCGAGGTGCCCGAGGGCGGCCACAAGGAGGACATCTGA
- the mbhE gene encoding hydrogen gas-evolving membrane-bound hydrogenase subunit E produces MALLAILLSSLVTAALAPLLVRVSRRGASVSLSLVPLSLTVWLASLVPEALSGTPPSFHAAWVPELDVALTLRADGLSLLMALLITGLGTLIVLYAGAYLQDSPRLGSFLGWLLLFMASMLGLVLADNALLLFACWELTSVSSFFLIGHDSEQEEARQAALRALVVTALGGQALLLGLLLMGWVAGTLTLSELHAAGPALREGPLSLAILLLVLGGAFTKSAQVPFHFWLPSAMAAPTPASAYLHAATLVKAGVYLLARLSPVLGGTPVWTGALITVGLVTMVGGALLSFGHTDLKRVLAYATVSVLGTLVLLLGLGTPGAAQALVVFLTAHALYKGALFLVTGAVDHATGTRELPQLGGLRQAMPFTASAAGLAALSMAGLPPLFGFIGKELVYGASRHEPGGWGLAMGTAVGFVLLVGAAPRVGLRPFLGPRSEATRNAHEASPSLWGPPLVLAVCGGVLGLAPGWAEPLLAGAARAISGPDGGHLELTLWHGLTPEVGLSAASLVLGGAVFALREPLRGALETLHLERWGPSRLYGLSLSGLRRLADFATGRLQNGSLYRYTFITVAAVAGLLALPLMLRLGIPEGLKRTLHFHEAAVLALLVLATGLAVMTRSVLTALMALSVVGLTESFVYVLLGAPDLALTQVVVQTLTVILFALIFSRFPVQPSGGRSRRRDAALSLAAGGLISWTLLHASAAPPQTRLAEAYTSRSGPEAHGRNVVNTILVDFRALDTLGETTVLATASLGVYLLFRPSRRKRQT; encoded by the coding sequence ATGGCACTGCTCGCCATCCTTCTCAGCAGCTTGGTCACCGCCGCGCTGGCGCCCCTGCTCGTCCGGGTGAGCCGTCGCGGCGCGAGTGTGTCGCTGAGCCTCGTCCCCTTGAGCCTCACGGTGTGGCTGGCCTCGCTCGTGCCGGAGGCCCTCTCCGGGACGCCTCCATCCTTTCATGCCGCCTGGGTGCCCGAGCTGGACGTCGCGCTCACCTTGCGCGCCGATGGCCTGAGCCTCCTCATGGCCCTGCTCATCACCGGGCTGGGCACCCTCATCGTCCTCTACGCGGGGGCCTACCTCCAGGACTCCCCCCGGCTGGGGAGCTTCCTGGGCTGGCTGCTGCTCTTCATGGCCTCCATGCTGGGGCTCGTCCTCGCCGACAACGCCCTGCTCCTGTTCGCCTGCTGGGAGCTCACCAGCGTGAGCTCCTTCTTCCTCATCGGCCATGACAGCGAGCAGGAGGAAGCGCGCCAGGCGGCCCTGCGCGCGTTGGTGGTCACGGCCCTGGGAGGGCAAGCCCTGCTGCTGGGGCTGCTGCTGATGGGCTGGGTGGCAGGAACGCTCACCCTCTCCGAGTTGCACGCGGCGGGGCCCGCTTTGCGCGAGGGCCCCCTGTCCTTGGCCATCTTGCTGCTGGTGCTGGGAGGCGCCTTCACCAAGTCCGCCCAGGTGCCCTTCCACTTCTGGCTCCCGTCGGCGATGGCGGCGCCCACCCCCGCCAGCGCCTACCTGCATGCGGCCACCCTGGTGAAGGCTGGCGTGTACCTGCTGGCCCGGCTCTCCCCCGTGCTGGGCGGCACGCCGGTGTGGACGGGCGCGCTGATCACCGTGGGGCTGGTGACGATGGTGGGAGGCGCGCTGCTCTCGTTCGGCCACACGGACCTCAAGCGCGTGCTTGCCTATGCGACGGTGAGCGTCCTGGGCACGCTGGTGCTGCTGCTGGGGCTGGGCACGCCCGGGGCCGCCCAGGCGCTGGTGGTATTCCTCACGGCGCACGCCCTCTACAAAGGTGCCCTCTTCCTGGTGACGGGCGCGGTGGACCATGCGACGGGCACCCGGGAGCTGCCCCAGCTGGGAGGGCTGCGACAGGCCATGCCCTTCACGGCGAGTGCGGCGGGGCTGGCGGCGCTGTCCATGGCGGGGCTTCCCCCGCTCTTTGGCTTCATCGGCAAGGAGCTCGTCTACGGGGCTTCGCGGCACGAGCCGGGAGGCTGGGGGCTGGCCATGGGCACGGCGGTGGGGTTCGTGCTGCTGGTGGGCGCGGCGCCTCGGGTGGGCCTGCGCCCCTTCCTGGGCCCTCGAAGCGAAGCAACACGGAATGCGCATGAGGCCTCGCCCTCCCTGTGGGGGCCCCCGCTGGTGCTCGCCGTCTGCGGGGGCGTGCTGGGCCTCGCGCCGGGGTGGGCCGAGCCCCTGCTTGCGGGAGCCGCGCGCGCCATCTCGGGTCCGGACGGTGGCCACCTGGAGTTGACGCTCTGGCACGGGCTGACGCCGGAGGTGGGGTTGAGTGCCGCCAGCCTCGTCCTGGGAGGCGCCGTCTTCGCGCTCCGGGAGCCGCTGCGCGGAGCCCTGGAGACGCTGCACCTGGAGCGCTGGGGGCCCTCACGGCTCTATGGGCTGAGCCTCTCTGGCTTGCGCCGGCTGGCGGACTTCGCGACGGGGAGGCTTCAGAACGGCTCGCTGTACCGCTACACCTTCATCACGGTGGCCGCGGTGGCGGGCCTGCTCGCGCTGCCCCTCATGCTGCGGCTGGGCATTCCCGAGGGGCTGAAACGGACGCTCCACTTCCATGAGGCGGCGGTGCTGGCGCTGCTGGTGCTGGCCACGGGCCTGGCCGTGATGACGCGCTCGGTGCTCACCGCCCTCATGGCGTTGAGCGTGGTGGGGCTGACCGAGTCGTTCGTGTATGTGCTGCTGGGCGCACCGGATCTGGCCCTGACGCAGGTGGTGGTGCAGACGCTCACCGTCATCCTCTTTGCCCTCATCTTCTCGCGCTTTCCGGTCCAGCCCTCGGGAGGGCGCTCCCGGCGGAGGGACGCGGCGCTGTCCCTGGCGGCAGGGGGGCTCATCTCCTGGACCCTGCTCCATGCCTCGGCCGCGCCACCCCAAACACGGTTGGCCGAGGCCTATACCTCGCGCAGCGGGCCCGAGGCGCACGGGCGAAACGTCGTCAACACCATCCTCGTGGACTTCCGCGCCCTCGACACCCTGGGGGAGACCACCGTGCTGGCCACGGCGAGCCTGGGCGTCTACCTCCTCTTCCGTCCCTCCCGTCGAAAGAGACAGACATGA
- the bfr gene encoding bacterioferritin, producing the protein MKGDPEVIKLLNDVLTNELTAVNEYFLHARIAENWGYDRLAKKIYDESIGEMKHADRLIKRVLFLEGLPNLQRLGKVNVGESIPEMIRLDLSLELASQKTLNEGIEECRKRSDNGSRELLERILEDTEEHIDWLEAQVELMKQVGETNYLAQQIKKES; encoded by the coding sequence ATGAAAGGCGATCCGGAAGTCATCAAGCTGCTCAATGATGTCCTGACCAACGAGCTGACGGCGGTCAACGAGTACTTCCTCCACGCGCGCATCGCGGAGAACTGGGGGTATGACCGGCTCGCGAAGAAGATCTACGACGAGTCGATTGGCGAGATGAAGCACGCCGACCGGCTCATCAAGCGGGTGCTGTTCCTGGAGGGGCTTCCCAACCTGCAGCGGCTGGGCAAGGTGAACGTGGGCGAGAGCATCCCCGAGATGATCCGCCTGGACCTGAGCCTGGAGCTGGCCTCGCAGAAGACCCTCAACGAGGGAATCGAGGAGTGCCGCAAGCGCTCGGACAACGGAAGCCGGGAGCTGCTGGAGCGCATCCTCGAGGACACCGAGGAGCACATCGATTGGCTCGAGGCCCAGGTCGAGCTGATGAAGCAGGTGGGCGAGACGAACTACCTCGCCCAGCAGATCAAAAAAGAGAGTTGA
- a CDS encoding (2Fe-2S)-binding protein, protein MIVCLCHVVSDRLIRAHISEGARTVEDLGEACGAGTSCGGCQDQLAQMLVESKCHAAGTKSACREGCAARTPQLASAAP, encoded by the coding sequence ATGATTGTTTGCCTCTGTCATGTCGTCTCGGATCGGCTCATCCGCGCCCACATCTCCGAGGGAGCGAGAACGGTAGAAGACCTGGGAGAAGCCTGTGGGGCGGGAACCAGCTGCGGAGGGTGTCAAGACCAGCTTGCGCAGATGCTGGTGGAGTCCAAGTGTCATGCAGCAGGCACCAAGTCAGCCTGCCGCGAGGGTTGTGCTGCCCGGACGCCCCAGTTAGCGTCCGCGGCACCATGA
- a CDS encoding glycosyl hydrolase family 18 protein yields the protein MRIPLLSRSLAAGSALLATLLACAGQPDSLDSSLEHPTATVEAQALTTKVVGYFPTWQGDVNAIQYDKLSHIIYAFLLPTAQGGITGLSPGDGRLQALVQSARARNVKVLVAVGGWMDGNDAPFEQLAANPSTRATFVTNLVNFVEQAGLDGVDIDWEWPEAGASATNFGALTRELGAALHARGKLLTAAVVAAYGGEGIPSSSFNDVDFLNIMAYDAGYPHSTYDTAVQALNYWKGRGLPQSKAVLGVPFYGRSQSSAYTYAQLVQMDAQAPNKDNVGDIYYNGIATIQAKARLGSQQGGGVMIWEISQDTQSTSTSLLHAIYQVVQGGTTNKPPSVSLTAPSSGASYALGSTLTLSANAADTDGTIARVEFFAGATKVGEDTSSPYSITWKPTAGGSYALTARATDNGGASTVSGTVSISVTGGTGGNCAGVAAWQSTQVYVKDDKATYSGKLWRAKWWTQNEVPSGVEWGPWESLGGC from the coding sequence ATGCGCATCCCACTGCTGTCCCGATCCCTGGCCGCTGGGTCCGCGTTGCTGGCCACGCTGTTGGCCTGCGCCGGACAGCCAGACTCCCTCGATTCTTCCCTGGAGCACCCCACCGCCACCGTGGAGGCGCAAGCCCTCACCACCAAGGTCGTTGGTTACTTCCCTACCTGGCAGGGGGATGTCAACGCCATCCAGTACGACAAGCTCTCCCACATCATCTATGCCTTCCTGCTGCCCACCGCCCAGGGGGGCATCACCGGGCTGAGCCCCGGGGACGGCCGGCTCCAGGCGCTCGTCCAGTCGGCGCGGGCCCGGAACGTCAAGGTGCTCGTCGCGGTGGGCGGCTGGATGGACGGCAACGATGCGCCCTTCGAGCAGCTGGCCGCCAACCCGAGCACCCGGGCCACGTTCGTCACCAACCTGGTGAACTTCGTGGAGCAGGCGGGGCTGGACGGCGTGGACATCGACTGGGAGTGGCCAGAGGCCGGGGCCTCGGCCACGAACTTCGGGGCGCTGACGCGGGAGCTGGGCGCGGCGCTCCACGCCCGCGGCAAGCTGCTCACCGCGGCGGTCGTGGCCGCCTACGGCGGTGAGGGCATCCCCTCGTCCTCGTTCAACGACGTCGACTTCCTCAACATCATGGCCTACGACGCGGGCTACCCGCACTCCACGTATGACACCGCCGTGCAAGCGCTGAACTACTGGAAGGGCCGCGGGCTGCCCCAGAGCAAGGCCGTGCTGGGGGTGCCGTTCTATGGCCGCTCGCAGTCCTCCGCCTACACCTACGCCCAGCTCGTCCAGATGGACGCCCAGGCCCCCAACAAGGACAACGTGGGCGACATCTATTACAACGGCATCGCCACCATCCAGGCGAAGGCCCGGCTCGGCAGCCAGCAGGGCGGCGGCGTGATGATCTGGGAAATCTCCCAGGACACCCAGAGCACCAGCACCTCGCTGCTCCATGCCATCTACCAGGTGGTCCAGGGGGGAACGACCAACAAGCCCCCGTCCGTCAGCCTCACCGCCCCCTCCTCGGGAGCCTCCTACGCCCTCGGAAGCACCCTCACCCTGTCGGCCAACGCCGCCGACACCGATGGGACCATCGCCCGGGTCGAGTTCTTCGCGGGCGCCACCAAAGTGGGAGAGGACACCTCGTCGCCCTACAGCATCACCTGGAAGCCGACGGCGGGCGGCAGCTACGCGCTGACGGCCCGGGCCACGGACAATGGCGGGGCCTCGACGGTCTCCGGCACGGTCTCCATTTCGGTGACGGGCGGCACGGGCGGCAACTGCGCCGGGGTGGCCGCGTGGCAGTCCACCCAGGTCTACGTCAAGGACGACAAGGCCACCTACAGCGGCAAGCTGTGGCGCGCGAAGTGGTGGACCCAGAACGAAGTCCCCAGCGGCGTCGAGTGGGGCCCCTGGGAGTCGCTCGGCGGCTGCTGA